One region of Clavibacter michiganensis subsp. tessellarius genomic DNA includes:
- a CDS encoding DUF6355 family natural product biosynthesis protein, whose product MRFFTGAAAAALALTGLAVLHTATAAPASAYVCGYSVENEDYKSLWSVDLPIVGTVDPFGGTRQVGHYGNCSKGKQRISVSTASGKKSYCVKPGDTRLGFTQNGSKVSGAVKTGTC is encoded by the coding sequence ATGCGTTTCTTCACGGGTGCCGCGGCAGCCGCGCTCGCGCTCACGGGACTGGCCGTCCTGCACACCGCGACCGCCGCTCCGGCGAGCGCGTACGTGTGCGGATACAGCGTCGAGAACGAGGACTACAAGTCGCTCTGGTCGGTCGACCTGCCGATCGTCGGCACGGTGGATCCGTTCGGCGGCACACGCCAGGTGGGGCACTACGGCAACTGCAGCAAGGGCAAGCAGCGCATCTCCGTGAGCACCGCATCCGGCAAGAAGTCGTACTGCGTGAAGCCCGGGGACACGCGGCTCGGCTTCACCCAGAACGGCAGCAAGGTGTCCGGCGCGGTCAAGACCGGGACCTGCTGA
- a CDS encoding LacI family DNA-binding transcriptional regulator → MVGALAGVSRATVSRVVNGSGKVAPGAVAAVEAAIAQLDYVPNRAARSLAGRRTNALALLMPEQTARVFADPFFASLIQGAMAHLAATEHTLTLLISSPAQAEKTRRFLLGGNVDGVLVVSHHSGDATFSGLRDRLPVVFAGRPLREDDRDAPTVDVDNVGAARVATEHLIARGRTRIATVAGRQDMPAGIDRLRGFREAMTAAGLDPTLVEVGDFSPASGADAMRALLVRGEPIDGVFAASDRMAAGVYTALRERGLRVPEDVGVVGFDDDYLAESAVPPLTTVRQPNQEFGRAMAEVLLRLVAGEAVDPLTLVPTTLVVRQSS, encoded by the coding sequence ATGGTCGGCGCGCTCGCCGGGGTCAGCCGGGCCACCGTGTCGCGGGTGGTGAACGGATCCGGCAAGGTCGCGCCCGGGGCCGTCGCAGCAGTCGAGGCGGCCATCGCGCAGCTCGACTACGTGCCCAACCGCGCGGCGCGCTCCCTCGCCGGGCGCCGCACCAACGCCCTCGCGCTCCTGATGCCGGAGCAGACGGCGCGCGTGTTCGCGGATCCGTTCTTCGCGTCGCTCATCCAGGGCGCCATGGCCCACCTCGCCGCCACCGAGCACACGCTCACGCTCCTCATCTCGTCGCCGGCGCAGGCGGAGAAGACGCGGCGCTTCCTGCTCGGCGGCAACGTCGACGGGGTGCTCGTCGTCTCGCACCATTCCGGGGACGCGACCTTCAGCGGCCTGCGCGACCGGCTGCCCGTGGTGTTCGCCGGGCGGCCGTTGCGCGAGGACGACCGAGACGCGCCCACCGTCGACGTCGACAACGTGGGGGCCGCGCGCGTCGCGACCGAGCACCTGATCGCGCGCGGCCGCACGCGGATCGCCACGGTCGCCGGGCGGCAGGACATGCCCGCGGGCATCGACCGGCTGCGCGGCTTCCGGGAGGCGATGACGGCGGCGGGCCTGGATCCGACGCTCGTCGAGGTCGGCGACTTCTCGCCCGCATCCGGCGCCGACGCGATGCGCGCCCTGCTCGTGCGCGGCGAGCCGATCGACGGGGTGTTCGCCGCGAGCGACCGGATGGCGGCCGGCGTCTACACGGCGCTGCGCGAGCGCGGCCTGCGCGTGCCCGAGGACGTGGGCGTCGTGGGCTTCGACGACGACTACCTCGCGGAGTCCGCCGTGCCGCCGCTGACCACCGTGCGCCAGCCCAACCAGGAGTTCGGGCGGGCGATGGCCGAGGTGCTGCTGCGGCTGGTGGCGGGCGAGGCCGTGGATCCGCTGACGCTCGTGCCGACGACCCTCGTGGTGCGGCAGAGCAGCTGA
- a CDS encoding DNA-formamidopyrimidine glycosylase family protein, with product MPEGDSVFVLAARLRAQVGGALIADGELRSGARAGARLVGRRITGFDTHGKHLLMRLDDASTLHTHLRMQGSWTVTRPGKRVPMRIQHQVRVRLRLDDGRTLWGIDLPVVELIPTRDERAAVGHLGPDPLRDDWDPALAVSRLAARPDDAIRAALLDQRPMAGLGNLWVNEVGFLRGVHPATRVRDVDLPPLVALAARSLRHSATVPAAYQITTGDPRRGRTHWVVGRAGRPCLRCGRTVIGVDDPGSTSERGRRAWWCPRCQPAGADAISASPRE from the coding sequence ATGCCCGAGGGTGATTCCGTCTTCGTCCTCGCGGCACGCCTCCGCGCGCAGGTCGGCGGGGCGCTCATCGCGGATGGCGAGCTGCGGTCCGGTGCGCGGGCGGGAGCGCGGCTCGTCGGACGGCGGATCACCGGCTTCGACACGCACGGCAAGCACCTGCTCATGCGGCTCGACGACGCGTCCACCCTCCACACGCACCTGCGGATGCAGGGATCGTGGACGGTCACCAGGCCGGGCAAGCGGGTGCCCATGCGGATCCAGCACCAGGTGCGCGTGCGCCTCCGCCTCGACGACGGCCGCACCCTCTGGGGCATCGACCTGCCCGTCGTCGAGCTGATCCCCACCCGCGACGAGCGCGCGGCCGTCGGCCACCTCGGGCCGGACCCGCTGCGCGACGACTGGGATCCGGCGCTCGCCGTCTCCCGCCTCGCTGCGCGTCCCGACGACGCGATCCGCGCCGCCCTCCTCGACCAGCGCCCGATGGCGGGCCTCGGCAACCTGTGGGTCAACGAGGTCGGCTTCCTGCGCGGCGTGCACCCGGCGACCCGCGTCCGCGATGTCGACCTCCCGCCCCTCGTCGCCCTCGCCGCCCGCTCGCTGCGGCACTCGGCGACGGTGCCGGCGGCGTACCAGATCACGACGGGCGATCCCCGCCGCGGTCGCACGCACTGGGTGGTCGGCCGCGCGGGTCGGCCGTGCCTGCGCTGCGGCAGGACCGTGATCGGCGTCGACGATCCGGGGAGCACGAGCGAGCGCGGGCGGCGGGCGTGGTGGTGCCCGCGGTGCCAGCCGGCGGGCGCCGATGCGATATCCGCGAGCCCACGAGAATAG
- a CDS encoding DUF6355 family natural product biosynthesis protein produces MRKLAASTLLACMLVGGSLVAAAPAQAATPCGFYPITTGSLGGGEDGRYEKATYNNCKSKPAKITVRYYYANRTMCVSPGETTLYANPALGALVGASWTKKYC; encoded by the coding sequence ATGAGGAAGCTCGCGGCTTCGACCCTGCTGGCCTGCATGCTGGTCGGCGGATCGCTGGTCGCCGCGGCTCCCGCGCAGGCGGCGACGCCGTGCGGGTTCTACCCGATCACCACCGGCAGCCTCGGTGGCGGCGAGGACGGCCGCTACGAGAAGGCGACGTACAACAACTGCAAGTCCAAGCCGGCGAAGATCACCGTCCGGTACTACTACGCGAATCGCACCATGTGCGTCTCACCCGGCGAGACGACCCTCTACGCGAATCCTGCCCTCGGGGCTCTCGTGGGCGCGTCATGGACGAAGAAGTACTGCTGA
- a CDS encoding pyridoxamine 5'-phosphate oxidase family protein: MTSDDFARWLRAQPSLTGSAPPLDLDAIPDDPDDLFRAWIAAAADAGVPEPHAATLATVDADGLPDARTLILKDVGPRGWAFAGTRSSAKGAQLAASPMAALAFWWQPIVRAARVRGSVEEASAEESAADLAARSAAARADVDPGDWVLWRIRPVHVEFWQGSPDRRHTRILFDRVGDAWTRRGAGGEGRV, encoded by the coding sequence ATGACCTCCGACGACTTCGCCCGCTGGCTCCGCGCCCAGCCCTCGCTGACCGGATCCGCCCCTCCGCTCGACCTCGACGCCATCCCCGACGACCCGGACGACCTCTTCCGCGCCTGGATCGCCGCCGCCGCCGACGCGGGCGTCCCCGAGCCGCACGCCGCGACGCTCGCGACGGTCGACGCGGACGGCCTGCCGGACGCGCGCACGCTGATCCTCAAGGACGTGGGCCCGCGCGGCTGGGCGTTCGCGGGCACGCGCTCCTCGGCCAAGGGCGCGCAGCTCGCGGCGTCCCCGATGGCGGCGCTTGCGTTCTGGTGGCAGCCGATCGTGCGCGCGGCGCGGGTGCGCGGATCCGTCGAGGAGGCCAGCGCGGAGGAGAGCGCCGCCGACCTGGCTGCGCGCTCGGCCGCGGCCCGCGCCGACGTGGATCCGGGCGACTGGGTGCTGTGGCGCATCCGCCCAGTGCACGTGGAGTTCTGGCAGGGGTCGCCCGACCGGCGGCACACGCGGATCCTGTTCGACCGTGTGGGCGACGCGTGGACGCGCCGCGGGGCCGGCGGCGAGGGCCGCGTCTAG
- a CDS encoding SDR family oxidoreductase — MKITGRTVLITGSTSGIGLGLAERFHAAGNRVVVAGRRAELLDEITARHEGMASVVLDVADPASITAARDELARSHPDLDVVITMAGIMQPEDLRDPAHQATAEAIVTTNLLGTIRTVDAFLPGLLANDEATLMTVSSGLAFVPLAVTPTYSATKAAVHSYTQSLRAQLAGSSVEVVELVPPKVQTALMPGQAEAADAMPLEDFLDEVMGILQARPEDEEVLVQDVHGLRFAERDGRHDEMLALLSGH; from the coding sequence ATGAAGATCACCGGCCGCACCGTCCTCATCACCGGAAGCACCTCGGGCATCGGCCTCGGGCTCGCCGAGCGCTTCCACGCCGCGGGCAACCGCGTGGTCGTCGCGGGGCGTCGCGCGGAGCTGCTAGACGAGATCACCGCCCGGCACGAGGGCATGGCGTCGGTCGTGCTCGACGTGGCCGACCCCGCCTCCATCACCGCGGCCCGCGACGAGCTCGCGCGCAGCCACCCCGACCTCGACGTCGTCATCACCATGGCGGGCATCATGCAGCCGGAGGACCTCCGCGATCCCGCGCACCAGGCCACCGCCGAGGCCATCGTCACCACGAACCTCCTCGGCACCATCCGCACGGTCGACGCCTTCCTGCCGGGCCTCCTCGCGAACGACGAGGCCACGCTCATGACCGTCTCCTCCGGCCTCGCGTTCGTGCCCCTGGCCGTCACGCCCACGTACAGCGCCACGAAGGCGGCGGTGCACTCGTACACGCAGAGCCTGCGGGCGCAGCTGGCCGGATCCTCGGTCGAGGTCGTCGAGCTCGTGCCGCCCAAGGTGCAGACCGCGCTCATGCCCGGGCAGGCGGAGGCGGCCGACGCGATGCCGCTCGAGGACTTCCTCGACGAGGTCATGGGCATCCTGCAGGCGCGCCCGGAGGACGAGGAGGTCCTCGTGCAGGACGTGCACGGCCTCCGCTTCGCCGAGCGCGACGGCCGCCACGACGAGATGCTCGCGCTGCTCAGCGGGCACTAG